ttgacattttaatttcacaaagaattgtgcagcattttgtctgagaaataataaaaggaacccttttcatttctaatttgaCTTAAATCTCATTGTTAAAAACAATCTTGTTGTGAAATTAGTATCATGAATTGTATGGCATcatgagttgagtgaatcgttacattcCTAAAAATAACAATCACACCTGAAGTAGAACGCTCATTTGTGCCTGATGTCGCTCTCCTGCAGCACCCTTCTTCGCTTGGAATAAGGACAGCAGTTTGGGGGTATAGAAGTCCAACTTCGACATGAATTTTGGCTCAAGATTCACTGTGGTGATCCTCTGAAACTCTGCACTGACCTGGAAAAGACAATAAAAGTCTATTGACATTTCAAATCAGAAAAACAAATTAACTTAAtatattaaagggttactccactcCAAATTGAAAATTGTCAATCACTTAcgcccatgtcgttccaaacccgtaaaagctttgttcgtcttcggaacacaatttaagatattttggatgaaaaccaggaggcttgtgactgtcccattgactgccaagtaaataacacgctcaaggcccagaaaagtatgaaagacatcgccaaaatagtccatctgccatcagtggttcaaccgtaatgttatgaagctacgagaatactttttgtccgcaaataacaaaaataacgactttattcaacaatttatcTCCTCCGCgtcattttggagagtatctgCTGGACGCAAACAgagtatgctgttctgtgtcagaaCACCACAGGGATacgctgttttcgttcaaatcaaagcgtaaaaaGCGTATCtgtgtggtgcggctgacacataACAGCGTACGTGGTTtaataatgtcattattttagtattctttgcatacaaaaagtattgtcGTAGCTTCGTAACTTTACTGTTGatccactgatgtcacatggactatttcaTCAATGTCCTAGCTACGTTTCTAGACCCTGGGAATATTTCAGTTGCTTTGCTGTCTACGCAGGGctagagagctctcggatttcatcaaaaatgttttaactggtgttctgataaagaacaaaggtcttacgggtttggaacaacatgagggcgagtaattaatgacagaatttacatttttggttgaactatccctttaacactaCTAATAGACCCTTGTAACATTTCTGGGGTTCTCAAAAGCCATAGTTGTTAATGCTAGGTAAATTTCAAGGTAGAATGGAAACTAGAACAAATATAACTGCCCATTAGCTcttaaaaaagaacaattttagaTTTAAAGTCAAAAGAGAAAGCTCAATTTGGAATTCAATTTGGAAAATAccaaattgataaactgttcggtgtgatgacgtttaatgtctctGACAGtgtctgtagtcccatttagcaacttgttagcaaccgtcttaaGAAACGTAAcagcttcaaaaaaaaaaaacacaagtgggCTGTAActggtgttttatgttgtagaataaaacgtgaaagtatcttgagcctgtgtgaaccacggaccttaacTCGCTTCtgggttttcgcctacaaagtgacatcatagttcctcCACTCTATAGTATTGcgcatacacatacatactaTTTATAGTATCTCGCTCCCCTTTTAAATCATGAATTAGCCAGAAGAGTAACAACATTTTACATGTTTCATCATATCAACGTTACTTAAAGCCTCCACCTTTTTTGAATGCAGCAGTGCGATAAAGACCCATTtggctttaaactagtttaaaatCACTGAGACATTTGTGGTTTGTATTGGAAAACTCTACAAAGTTGAACGCTTATCACTGGATCTTGCAGCACTCTTTAGTTGCATAAACTACTGACGAGTGAGTAAATGCATCCATGTAGGGATGGAACGATAGGGATGGTTTGatgataaatcatgataaaaatCCCTATGGTCAGTATTACAGTTTCATATCTTAATTATTAAAACCGTATTCGATTACCACGATTACAACTcaggataaataaatactatccAGCATAAAGCAACAAGTAATAGTTTAAGTAACAGTCTCGCATGCGAACAGCATGTAGAgaacttttgttttgtgtgaaaacaTGGCGGAAAGCTTGGAGGTTTTATAAAGCGTGCTAAGGGAATTATACTAAAgaatacatgaatgaatgaattatgtgtatgtacctctgaaggttctggctgtcttcagaaaagattcaatggcattttattttcatcttcACTCCCATGTAATAATACTTTATAAATTTGTGTTCTTATCGCAATGCTGCTTTGTCAACGGAGATTACGGGAAAACAGCTCTAACACTGCTGTTCCATAACAGTTTCTgtcacctgctgtcagagagtggatttacagggacttacattcacattcagtctgtgtgtagtttTTGTCTGGCCAGAAAACAGCCAGAATTTGCATGCCCAGCTATAAATTGACTggttgatgaaaaacaagcttatgtggattctacacatttaaacgATTCGGATAAGGtatctagaattatttatggagtagataaaatacatataaccaTTTATCaatcaattattattttgactTAATACtgttctttatttaaaggctcaAATGTGAAGTTTACCATTTTATTTAAGGTTTACcgttattaaagttctatttaaacatttcataaaTGTTATTAGATAAACTGTTGTCAGTCATGTTGTCATGTTTTGTGACCTGTGtttctacatttaaaaatataattatactgAAAAATTATAGTAAACTGGACTTACCTTCTGCCTTTTGTTATTCTTTTTAAGTTGAAACTTAAGTTGAAGACAGTGCTGTAAAACAAATGTTCAACAGTTTTGCCATGAGATTCATAACTTTACACTTCACATCAATAATAGTAAGGTAGTGGTTGACTGctcttacgaaaattaaccagtCTTACTACAAAACTACAATACAGTGTCActgtagttaaaccatggtaaacacaaattaaccatggtatCAAACATTAATACGTCATATCTtaaaccatggtatttgtagtaaaactgtccTATACAAATGGTAATGAATCTGCCAAAAACATTACTACActttactacagtaaaaccatggttgatTTTGGTAAGGATGAAAAGGAAACTTGATAACTGATAACGCGATAACTTCTTCACTATGCCTCTGCCATTTTGAGTGATTCCGAATGACGTTTCAGCTGTGCTTTGGTacaaatcatgaaaaaaataaataaaaaaaatactctgAAAAATTTGCATCGAGATCACAAGTTGTAATTACAAGTTTTAACAAAAAGATGGTAACTTTTTACACACAGTAATATTGTACCTTCGGCAATTCCGACATGGTGTGAACTCACTCAGAGAGACGGCCGTCTCTTTCAACGGGCCACTGACGCTGCAGCGCACCGGGATTTGTCCCATTAACGTTACACCAGTTTAGTTACAATTGTTGAACTACGGATAGACTAACTTTAGTCGTTGTTTTCTGCAATTACTCACACGTATAcgcagtgttgggcaagctacttggaaaatgtagtgagttaagctaacagttactcttctttaaatgaagcttaactacagtaaagctacagccctgggaaatgtagcaagctaagctacggcaacatggcaaaagtagtttactacatccaagctatttaagaaaaaaaaaaagtcaatgctctctcagtgatcaataaaactgtcagtcaagcagatagacaggcatgttcagtttaattgtttattcaacagctgttcccaaccaatttggcaacataatcagtatcaaatacagggccggaaacctcctattgttggtattgtggctttattgtatacagatacatttatataaatggtaacacttcacaatagaGCTTGGCAAACTACGTCACGCCGCGTCGGATTCCGCCATGTTTTAGGTCACGCTCAGGAGCACACAGCGTAAACAAGTGCAAATCACCACAGAAAAAGCCGACCGTTTTACATTCataatttttgaaaaacatcgTACATATACTTAGAATAAAACGgaataatatataaatctctttaaataaataaaaaatcgcTCTGTTGTTTGAGAGGCTGCAAATATTCATTACTAATCAGTCTCCTTCACTACAGTGCTACTGATATATGCTAACTGCTAAAACACTTACgacaattaaccatggtttacGTGTAGCGACCGTGCTTTTGGTGTATGTATTACCATTCCTATAACcacaatcttattaaataccacggataaactatggttagagtagcaaaaccatggctaattttgtaAGAGGAGAATACACTACAGCTAGATCTCAAACAGCAGATCATTATATCATCATATTGCCCGGTAAAACTGCTCAGTGTTAAGAGTTAAGCCATTATAGAGGTAACAGAacttgaagctgctttgaaacgatgtgtattgtggatgctatacaaataaatacattgacttGACAGAACCAAGTTGAAGATTTCTGCTAATTTAGGATGCCGAACAACGATGCGAGAGATCAAATGAATGAAGGAAACTTAATCCGTACAAAAAGTGGCCGGGTATTAACGAGCTGCCgcaaataacatttccataTATGATTTCCTTCTATTAGTGGTGTGAGGGCttacagtttaatgcaaatcaccgtatctataatatattataaatccacattttattttagatgtttatcaTATGAGtttctgtttaattttcatCCGAGTTccgtagtgaatgtagacatgtttaatgtttatatgattcatTAGATCACGTTGGAATGATCAATTGCCGTAGCCTTTATCATCAATGTCTGCAGGTAAAACCTCGGCTTTTTCGGCATAATAACGCGGAGAAAGCACGTTTTTCACACCGGCCTTGCAAAGGGATATGGCAATTGATGATACAGTAAGCCTTAACCACTGCAACGCGATCTTaagtagaataatataaacattaaataatataaaaagtctacattcactaccactcagtctccgctgtagctcccgtgacctaaattcccagaatgcattgccgctgtgacgacacattcccagactctatagttaacattagttaactagtgtagttaacatgaactaagaatgaacaatacttctgcagcatttatcttaatgtaaatttcaacatttactaatgcattattaaaatcaaaagttaacatttgttaatgcactgtgaactaacatgatctaccaatgaacgactgtattttcattaactaacattaacaaagattaataaatactgtaacaaatgtattttaatgaaatcgtattgtatagtgttaccatatagatgtttaggcctacagataagctatgtttatttgcatcgttgcatgtgtcattagatattaataaacatttcaccaaaatcaagttcaaatacgaagcttttgaccagcgaatgtttttattttttccccccagttttctgtcattatgtgggcgttcagttttttttctgttgtttggccaaagtatcatattataaaggattcagcgcttcgcacgagctatttggctgtgacgatgacaaatgctagagaaactcttctctgctcctcaaaaacaaacaaacaaaaagcattagccttcataaatagtgtttttttgagtaaagaaaccgctgtacttattcaatcaatcaacagttctttatttaccttcagactgcaaacaagctgagatgctccaAAATGTGCGCCGCACTTCATTGATAaaagaggcgggaggaataatgaggtttgactgacagtttgaggagccaatggcgttacgagctttagtgtctgtgacgtcacttactgatccaggatcagtgatccgtagttgttatatttctgatttgagcttgagtttcagaatgctttctttggaaaatgtaacgttagcttttgttggcgctacttgatcaaaaaaagagcttaactaccgaaaagctatttgattcagaaagcagcgACGCTACcgccacgctactgagaaatgtagttaaactagtagcgtcactacttgtagcgacgctactgcccaacactgcgtATACGCTCATCACCCAAGTAAATAAATTGACGAAACCAACAACACGGCGGTTTATACAGCCCCTTCCGCCTCCCCTTAACACGGACACGCTATGTTGCCTTAAAACAGGAATAATTGGCTTCTTTTACATACATAAAGTTTCCAAGCTGTATTAACCGTATTTTAGCTTAATATTTGAcggtatgaaaaaaaaaaaaaaaacgtacacATTGATCCTAGAAATGCTTGCCCCTTCCAAAAAGTTATTAACAGTTAACGTTACCAAAGAACAGCATGGCTGCAACAGCATTCAAAAACATACACCGGACGTGTTGTGAACCCGAAAACACAACCAATATTTCATTAACTTTTGATAACTGCCTACTTACCAGCATTTTAAAAGAGTGGTGAGGTGGTTTAGAGTTTAGCCGTTTTCTTCAGACCAGCAAGCAGTAGTCGTTCAGCTCTCTCAGCGCGATCCTTGTGTCCACGTGATCACAAATAGCAGCGAAACTTACTCAATTTTTTAAGTCCTTGTGTCCACGTGATCACAAATAGCCGCGAAACTTACTCAATTTTTTAAGTCCTTGTGTCCACGTGATCACAAATAGCCGCGAAACTTACTCAATTTTTTAAGTCgatgcaaaatacaaaaaaaaaaaatgatagaaAACGAGTAATAATTTTGGTTCTTAAAACTAACAGGTTTCATTGCATCATTCTCAAATATTTTCACTTAAATGTACCAAAAACATTAAGGACATGTGAAAAACATAATTTGTTAGttaaatgcttaattttttaattaaaacatacttAAATAGCACAAGTAAATCTGAGTTAAAATAAACTGTGGGATATTTACTGGCTACTTTTGGTAATTCCAACTCAAATAATCTCTTAAATGATATTCAGagattttattaagttaatacaagtttttatttttgtgatatttacaAAGccactgaattattttttacagtgctgtttGAGACTCAGTTAGGACTCTCCTCCAGTCAGTCAGTGAGGAGCCAGTGCTGGAGCTCTTTCAGTCCCACTGAAGCTCACTGTGGAGAGCAGGCTGTGAGGCAGCAGTAAGAGCTGAGTGAATGGACTGATTCTGAtgcttctctctctgtgtgtcctaacagcgctctgcacagacagcagtggaggacagtgagaggatctttactgaTCTGATCCGCTGCATTGAGAGAAGCCGCTCTGAGGTGACACGGAtgatcagagatcaggaaaaggttgaagtgagtcgagctgaagaACAACTGAagcgactggagcaggagattgaagatctgaggaggagagacaCTGAGCTGGAGAAGCTTTCACACACAGACGATCACATCCATTTCCTCCAGGTAACAGAGATCTGATGAACAGGACAGTGGTCTTTAGGATAAGAAGAGCATGTTGTACAGAGATTGTATTTCTATCAAATGTTTCTGTGTCTTTAGCTGGTGTTTCTCTTGTCTTTGTGTCTGTGTAGAGTCTCCAGTCTCTCTCTGTTCCTCCTGGATCTACAGACTCACCCAGCATCACTGTCAGTTCTCGTCTCTCTTTTGATGATATTGGTAAATCTGTGTCTGGTCTAAGAGAGAAACTGGAATATTTCTGCAGAGAGGAGATAAAAAAGATATCTGCTGGAGGTAACATACTGGAGACACttgcttttttaaataagtcaaatatcaatcaatttaatgtgtattgAAATGAACATGGacttgtttaaatgtgttttcacTGGGGATGTCTGTTGGTTTGCTTAGTGAGATACATTCAGATAATTCCCACTCATGAATATGAGAGCAGGAAGGAGTTCCTACAATGTAAGTAACAAgattagcacacacacacacacacacacacacacacacacacaaacaaacaaacaaacaagctaTTGTCTGTATATTTAAACACTGTGAACAACAAAGGTATTCACTgatgaatcaaataaatatccAAAACTGGATGTTTTACCAGTGACTAACTGCTGAAAGTTGAAATGGACTTTTTCTCTGATTCCTGCAACTtaagaaaacatgaaatatacAGTAAGTTTCAGCTAGCATGCtgttttattgaataaaattaagatgATTCAGTTGATGTATTCTTTCCCCTTCAGATTTCCAGCGATTCACTCTGGACCCAAACACAGCACATAAACGCTTCTGTCTGTCTGAAGGGAACAGAGTGTTTACTGACACTTATATAAGCCAGCcatatcctgatcatccagaaaGATTTGATCAATACCttcaggtgttgtgtagagagagtgtgtgtggacgctCTTACTGGGAGGTTGGATGGAGTGGACATAATTGGTTGAGTATAGCAGTGTCATATAAGAGTATTGGCAGGAAGGGAGACTGTGCTGAAAGTAGAATTGGAGCTAATAAACATGCCTGGTCTTTGATGTGCTTTCCTCACAAATGTCAGTTCTGTTACAGTAATGTACCGACTGAACTCCCTGCAGTCCCCTGGCCCTCTAGAATAGGTGTGTATGTGGATCACagtgcaggaactctgtccttctacagtgTCTCTGACAAAATGAGCCTCATTTATAGAGTCCacaccacattcactcagcctcTCTATCCTGGGTTCTGGATAGATCAAAAAATAAGTGTGAGACTTCTTGATCCTTAATGTAGATGATATCAAGATTCTATCAATAATGACATGGTTTGAGTTTCagattattataattgttgtaATGGACGACTGGGGAAGAACATATGGATAACTTAGAATAATACATGCAATGTATTCCAACTGATTGTTTAAGGCTGATCATGTTATGTTGTTTACATCATTTGTTGATATTAAAGACAAAAAGATATAAGGGTAAAAATTTTGCAATCATGAACATGCATTTTCAGaagaaacaaatgtattttgtacTTAAACCACGGATGACTGCTAATCATCATTAATTCTTTTTTATATGTTCTCCATTCAACTATCAGAAAAGAATTTGAGCATTTTTAATGTGAttgaacacattaaattaaacatgaaatgttgaagtagaaaaactgaaatagtattttcttgtaaaatgtactcaagcaatctttattttatttgcaatttggaaatatatatatatatatattaaagtgtACGCTTTTAAGATgtcaaattaaacatttgtataaAGCTGTGGAAATCATCctttataatatttgtatgaTTCTTTCATGTTTAGCGGTGGATAATTGAGCCATTGACATTGCCGTCGATTTCTCTAACACTCCCACCAGACCAAGtccatttttaaatttgtattccCCATTAAATCATTAGCAACTTCAATCTTAAGCAGTATTAGGGATAGTGAAAGCCAGTTTGGTGCATCTTTACTGGCAGCATTGAAAAAAGAACTACAGAAAAGGCAAACAGAGAAACCTTTATGTGTGGATCAGTAGGGCTCGCTGCTGGCATACATACACTCTCACATACACACTGAGTCACAGACTGAGAGAAGAAAGAGACAGTTGAAAGAAAATGAGGAAgagatttattttgtataaagaGAATCCTTCTGTTTCTGAAGGAAACTGCCAGGAAACAGAGGCACTGCCAGAACTGCATCTGAAGTGATTGGTTAATCTGCACCGACCCCCAAACACATGCAGACAAATACGGTATAACCTTTCTTTTGTGTGACCTCTCACATTCTGTGGGGAAAGTGCTTTAGTGTTTATAGGTTACAGGTTGAAACACTACAAGGGTGTGGCTTTTACATGAGCAGTTGTTTTAAAGGGTTTGTCCCTGTGAGACTCAGACTGTATGGtggcaataaaaaaaatcataactgTTTTTTATCAGGCTGTTCTGGAGAGGTACAGTATCCAAGCTTGGTATGGTAAACTCTCTGTACAATTAAAAAACAGACCTTCTTACATTGTCTGGACGGCCATGAAAATTGTGGATTTCAAAGACTATGAAAGTGATTCCTGATATAGTTGTCTACATGTCTTGCTCCCCTGTATGGTATGTGTGATATATGTGATTTAGTTATTTATGTTTGATTTGTATGCAACATACACAAAGACCCAAGAGAAAATATACCATAAGGGACAAAAAAGCAGGCCTATCGCATGGTATcgataaatgtttcttaaccCTGCTCGTGGAGTCAATAATTTAGTTGAACGCAGGTAACCAGAAGTTT
This portion of the Onychostoma macrolepis isolate SWU-2019 chromosome 02, ASM1243209v1, whole genome shotgun sequence genome encodes:
- the LOC131551951 gene encoding E3 ubiquitin/ISG15 ligase TRIM25-like, with the protein product MAESNISVARDEFSCSICLNLLKDPVALTCGHSYCMSCITGCWDQKRVYSCPQCRQTFTSRPDLGKNTMLAEVVEKLKKTKLEVARPVQCYSGPGDVECDVCTGDKNKAIKSCLVCLESYCQTHFERHEEFRSGKRHKVTDVIGELKKMICPQHDKLLEIFCRTDQSCLCYMCMVDEHKNHNTVSAAAERTEKQKHLEETQRKFQQRIQERQKELDELRETVKSHKRSAQTAVEDSERIFTDLIRCIERSRSEVTRMIRDQEKVEVSRAEEQLKRLEQEIEDLRRRDTELEKLSHTDDHIHFLQSLQSLSVPPGSTDSPSITVSSRLSFDDIGKSVSGLREKLEYFCREEIKKISAGVRYIQIIPTHEYESRKEFLQYFQRFTLDPNTAHKRFCLSEGNRVFTDTYISQPYPDHPERFDQYLQVLCRESVCGRSYWEVGWSGHNWLSIAVSYKSIGRKGDCAESRIGANKHAWSLMCFPHKCQFCYSNVPTELPAVPWPSRIGVYVDHSAGTLSFYSVSDKMSLIYRVHTTFTQPLYPGFWIDQKISVRLLDP